A single Sporosarcina sp. FSL W8-0480 DNA region contains:
- a CDS encoding ribosomal-processing cysteine protease Prp, which translates to MIKIIINEQQSGRISSFEMKGHANFAEHGKDLVCAGASAVSFGAVNAIIALTGITPDIEQASDGGYLKVVFPETEKDDEIQLIVKAMVVSLQTIEQDYGQHIKLIFNR; encoded by the coding sequence ATGATCAAAATCATTATTAATGAACAACAATCGGGTCGTATCAGCTCTTTTGAGATGAAGGGCCATGCCAATTTCGCAGAACATGGAAAAGACCTCGTCTGTGCTGGCGCATCAGCGGTTTCATTCGGAGCCGTCAATGCCATCATCGCACTCACTGGAATAACACCTGACATCGAGCAAGCCTCAGATGGAGGTTATCTTAAAGTGGTTTTTCCGGAAACGGAGAAAGACGATGAAATCCAATTGATCGTGAAGGCAATGGTTGTTTCATTACAGACGATTGAACAAGATTACGGGCAACATATAAAACTTATTTTCAACCGATAG
- the rplU gene encoding 50S ribosomal protein L21: protein MYAIIETGGKQIKVEKGQEVFIEKLVGEADETVTFDKVLFVGGEDVKVGAPFVEGASVTAKIVKQGRAKKITVFKYKPKKNYHKKQGHRQPYTKVVIEGINA from the coding sequence ATGTACGCAATCATTGAAACTGGTGGAAAACAAATCAAAGTCGAAAAAGGTCAAGAGGTTTTCATCGAGAAATTGGTCGGTGAAGCTGATGAAACTGTAACATTCGACAAAGTTCTATTCGTTGGTGGAGAAGACGTGAAAGTTGGCGCTCCATTCGTGGAAGGTGCTTCTGTAACGGCTAAAATCGTTAAACAAGGCCGCGCTAAGAAAATCACTGTATTCAAATACAAGCCGAAAAAGAACTACCACAAAAAGCAAGGTCATCGTCAGCCATACACAAAAGTTGTTATCGAAGGCATCAACGCGTAA
- a CDS encoding site-2 protease family protein, with product MRLRLHPILVPFFLLIFISGGFAFYALIFMSLLIHEAGHIIAARATNMKVRTCTIMPYGGELQIPSRYLYGKKQKVLVALGGPIATAILLGIGLIIPFPSNDQFIRIQMAILFLNLLPILPLDGGQALSALFENDANKYKVRSAFLIYSISILSASILLLMIGWPKTVLIIALALFLLIQNISAFKYRKYERAYEMLKRKQLTP from the coding sequence ATGAGGCTTCGACTTCATCCCATTTTGGTGCCCTTCTTCCTTTTAATCTTCATATCAGGTGGCTTTGCTTTTTACGCACTCATTTTCATGTCGTTACTCATACATGAGGCCGGCCACATTATTGCCGCAAGAGCTACTAACATGAAAGTCCGTACTTGCACGATTATGCCGTATGGTGGAGAATTGCAGATACCAAGTAGATATCTCTACGGAAAAAAGCAAAAAGTATTGGTTGCCCTCGGGGGACCAATTGCAACGGCAATTCTCCTTGGCATTGGCTTAATCATTCCGTTTCCAAGCAATGATCAATTTATACGAATTCAAATGGCTATACTTTTCCTTAATTTATTGCCGATTCTCCCGCTGGACGGTGGACAGGCTTTATCTGCACTATTTGAAAATGATGCCAATAAATATAAAGTCAGATCTGCATTTTTAATTTATTCGATTTCAATTTTAAGCGCATCAATTCTATTGTTAATGATAGGTTGGCCTAAAACCGTTTTAATTATTGCACTTGCTTTATTTCTGTTGATACAAAATATCTCTGCTTTCAAGTACCGTAAATATGAAAGAGCATATGAAATGCTAAAAAGAAAACAGTTGACGCCATAA
- a CDS encoding M23 family metallopeptidase: MKWKTKWFLAIIVVIGVFSFAKLEDLGVINKPVTQYITSGKDFIVMKKWVSSLIGEPDEDRIAVSSDNTEELPFAAYESMQPYKDGVIVSYTNAMPITAQGDGLVVFTGFTRQSGKTITVLYEDGDEVTYGFVGSLQKLPYSSVKKGDTLALMNDEAIYLKVKREGTILDAAILATYFSEDKK; encoded by the coding sequence GTGAAATGGAAAACAAAGTGGTTTCTCGCAATAATTGTAGTAATTGGCGTATTCAGCTTTGCCAAATTGGAGGATTTAGGCGTCATCAACAAACCGGTTACCCAATATATAACGTCAGGTAAAGACTTCATCGTCATGAAAAAATGGGTATCCTCCTTAATCGGCGAACCAGACGAAGACAGAATCGCTGTCTCCTCTGATAATACGGAAGAACTTCCTTTTGCCGCATATGAATCAATGCAACCTTATAAAGATGGCGTCATCGTGTCGTACACAAATGCAATGCCTATTACCGCACAAGGGGACGGGCTTGTCGTATTCACTGGCTTTACCCGTCAATCCGGAAAAACGATTACTGTACTTTACGAGGACGGCGATGAAGTCACTTATGGATTTGTTGGTTCCTTACAAAAACTTCCTTATTCATCTGTGAAAAAAGGGGACACGCTCGCATTGATGAATGATGAAGCAATCTATTTAAAAGTCAAAAGAGAAGGGACCATACTTGATGCTGCAATACTGGCAACCTATTTTTCGGAAGACAAAAAATGA
- the minD gene encoding septum site-determining protein MinD, giving the protein MGEAIVITSGKGGVGKTTTSANLGTALALQGKKVCLVDTDIGLRNLDVILGLENRIIYDLVDVISGRCKIHQALVKDKRFEDGLFLLPAAQTTDKNAVNPEEMKELITELKRDYDYILIDCPAGIEQGYKNAVAGADRAIVVTTPEISAVRDADRIIGLLEQEDIEPPKLIVNRIKSRLVNSGDALDVNEITMHLSIDLLGIVLDDENVISSSNRGEPVVMDPSNPAAIGYRNIARRILGESVPLMSLDEGRPGFFGKLKSLFAK; this is encoded by the coding sequence GTGGGAGAGGCAATCGTAATAACGTCTGGAAAAGGTGGAGTTGGTAAAACGACGACATCAGCGAACCTTGGGACAGCATTGGCTCTACAAGGTAAAAAAGTCTGTTTGGTCGATACGGATATCGGTCTTCGAAACCTTGATGTCATCCTTGGACTTGAAAACCGAATCATCTATGACCTCGTAGATGTAATTTCAGGCCGATGCAAAATTCATCAAGCGCTTGTTAAGGACAAGCGTTTTGAAGATGGTCTATTTTTACTTCCAGCAGCACAAACGACAGATAAAAATGCTGTCAACCCTGAAGAAATGAAAGAACTCATTACCGAATTGAAAAGAGACTATGATTATATTTTGATCGACTGTCCGGCAGGAATTGAACAAGGATATAAAAATGCGGTCGCCGGTGCGGATCGAGCAATCGTAGTAACAACGCCGGAAATTTCAGCAGTACGGGACGCTGATCGGATCATTGGGCTTCTTGAACAGGAAGATATCGAACCACCAAAGCTCATCGTCAACCGTATTAAGAGCCGGCTTGTGAATAGCGGCGATGCGCTTGACGTCAATGAGATTACTATGCATTTATCCATCGATCTTCTTGGAATCGTCCTTGATGATGAAAACGTTATCTCCTCCTCCAATAGAGGAGAACCCGTCGTAATGGACCCTTCGAATCCGGCAGCAATCGGCTACAGAAACATCGCCCGCCGTATTTTAGGCGAATCCGTACCGCTCATGTCCTTGGACGAAGGAAGACCTGGATTTTTCGGCAAGCTTAAATCATTATTTGCGAAATAA
- the minC gene encoding septum site-determining protein MinC, whose product MTKQHYVTIKGTKDGLVLRLDDKCAYSDMIAELRNKVSENSLEGLAEVKVHIGSRYCNEDELKEIMNVVHESPHLRVSKIQSEVITIEECNRRILENQSETYIGIVRSGQVVKADGDLVVIGDVNPNGKVVAAGSIYILGRLKGIAHAGATGNEEAVIAASWLEATHLMIADKMETMTDELTILSEQPEMECAYIHPNGFIAIDRLQELRILRPNLSTFKGGC is encoded by the coding sequence ATGACGAAACAGCACTATGTAACAATAAAAGGGACAAAAGACGGACTTGTCCTCCGACTTGACGACAAATGCGCTTATTCGGACATGATTGCAGAACTCCGCAATAAAGTCAGCGAAAACAGTCTTGAAGGACTGGCAGAAGTAAAAGTCCATATTGGCAGTCGATACTGCAATGAGGACGAACTAAAGGAAATTATGAATGTCGTCCATGAATCGCCACATTTACGAGTTTCTAAGATTCAAAGTGAAGTGATCACTATTGAAGAGTGCAATCGAAGAATCCTTGAAAACCAGTCTGAAACCTATATCGGGATTGTCCGTTCAGGACAGGTCGTGAAAGCTGATGGAGATCTTGTCGTAATCGGTGATGTCAATCCGAACGGCAAAGTAGTGGCAGCGGGTAGCATATATATATTAGGAAGATTGAAAGGGATCGCACATGCCGGGGCAACTGGTAATGAAGAGGCAGTCATTGCAGCCTCTTGGCTGGAAGCCACGCATTTGATGATAGCGGATAAGATGGAAACGATGACGGATGAACTGACGATACTGTCGGAACAACCCGAGATGGAATGTGCATACATACATCCGAATGGTTTCATAGCCATCGACCGTTTACAGGAGCTTCGGATTCTCCGGCCCAATCTGTCAACATTTAAAGGAGGGTGCTAA
- the mreD gene encoding rod shape-determining protein MreD — MIRFIIPLIAVILFFLEPVFSLFSPVTIGDGQYTLVPRFVIVYLIFIAVYYSRQRAIIYGIALGLLYDMYHIDIIGVYTFLYPVICYLATLIIRQVHRHIITVMLLSLLMIALLEIASYFFASLIALTAIGFEDFLMSRLSPTMIANSIFICMFGYFFKQLIDKRGLEKAGL; from the coding sequence GTGATCAGGTTCATAATCCCTCTTATTGCCGTCATACTATTTTTCCTCGAACCGGTTTTCAGCCTCTTCTCACCCGTGACAATCGGGGACGGTCAATACACGCTTGTGCCTCGATTTGTCATTGTCTATCTGATTTTCATCGCCGTTTACTACAGTAGGCAACGTGCAATCATCTATGGAATCGCACTTGGACTCTTGTATGATATGTATCACATTGATATTATTGGAGTATACACTTTTTTATATCCGGTGATCTGCTATCTTGCGACATTGATTATTCGCCAAGTGCATCGTCATATTATTACGGTGATGCTCTTGTCATTATTAATGATTGCGCTCCTTGAAATCGCATCGTACTTTTTCGCGAGTCTAATTGCCCTAACAGCAATCGGATTTGAAGATTTCCTTATGAGCAGGCTATCGCCAACAATGATTGCCAATTCCATCTTTATTTGCATGTTTGGCTATTTCTTTAAGCAACTTATCGATAAAAGAGGATTGGAAAAGGCCGGATTATAA
- the mreC gene encoding rod shape-determining protein MreC — protein MPRFFSNKRLILLLVGVIVLVALISFTLKDRQNATLPEQIVKDVVGFGQSLFSKPAHFITGTLDKIDGILNTYEENKHLKARLKEYASTQAELADVRADNEKLRQIIGKEESLRDYSPIHATVISRNPDQWEEKIIIDKGTVQGVKLNMAVMTSSGLIGKVVLVTPFRSTVELLSTENRNFRVAAVISGKDESIFGLIEGYDRTRGELIMKRIDSDFDVKEGQLVQSSGLGGIFPKGLLIGEVTEVSTDDFGLTKLAYIRPAADFGMLDHVMVAKRSSVIVSGTDGEVDEEEDVTTEEEGENGS, from the coding sequence ATGCCGCGATTTTTTTCGAATAAACGGTTGATATTATTGCTAGTAGGCGTCATCGTCCTTGTGGCATTGATTTCATTCACATTAAAAGATAGGCAGAATGCCACCCTTCCAGAACAAATCGTAAAAGATGTCGTCGGTTTCGGGCAATCACTTTTCTCGAAACCGGCACATTTTATTACCGGCACGTTGGATAAAATCGATGGAATCTTGAATACATATGAAGAAAATAAGCATTTGAAAGCAAGATTAAAAGAATACGCTTCCACTCAGGCTGAACTCGCAGATGTGAGAGCCGATAATGAGAAGTTACGTCAAATCATCGGCAAGGAAGAAAGTCTACGTGATTATTCTCCAATCCATGCAACTGTCATTTCTCGAAATCCCGATCAATGGGAAGAGAAAATAATCATTGATAAAGGGACAGTTCAAGGTGTTAAGTTGAATATGGCTGTAATGACCTCAAGCGGTTTAATCGGAAAAGTAGTCCTTGTCACACCATTCAGGTCGACAGTTGAGCTGCTTTCGACAGAAAACCGTAATTTTCGGGTTGCAGCAGTCATTTCGGGTAAAGACGAATCTATTTTCGGTTTGATAGAAGGATATGATCGAACTCGTGGAGAATTAATCATGAAGAGGATTGATTCTGACTTCGATGTGAAGGAAGGGCAATTGGTACAATCTTCTGGTCTTGGAGGGATTTTCCCGAAGGGTTTGTTAATTGGCGAAGTTACAGAAGTTTCTACGGATGACTTCGGACTGACAAAATTGGCGTACATTCGTCCTGCTGCAGACTTTGGCATGTTGGACCATGTAATGGTGGCGAAAAGATCGTCCGTTATTGTCTCTGGTACGGATGGAGAAGTGGATGAGGAAGAAGATGTAACCACGGAAGAAGAGGGGGAGAATGGATCGTGA
- a CDS encoding rod shape-determining protein, producing the protein MFGFGSRDVGIDLGTANTLVFIKGKGIVLREPSVVAKNTVTNEIVAVGSAAKNMIGRTPGSIVATRPMKDGVIADFEITTAMIEHYMKEATKAAGGNWKKPNVMVCVPFGITSVEQRAVIDAARQAGAKDAFTIEEPFAAAIGANLPVWEPTGSMVVDIGGGTTEVAVISLGGIVTSESIRVGGDSMDGAIISYIRKVYNLTIGERTAEAIKIEIGSAKVSNKPEKMEIRGRDLLTGLPKTLEVSSDEIVEALRESISQIIEGVKKTLEATPPELSADVMERGIVLTGGGALLDNLDKVISDETNMPVFIAEDPLDCVAIGTGKALDNFEVIKKMQAR; encoded by the coding sequence TTGTTTGGATTTGGATCAAGAGATGTCGGGATTGACCTTGGCACAGCAAATACATTAGTTTTCATAAAAGGAAAAGGGATTGTTCTGCGTGAGCCATCCGTTGTTGCGAAAAATACAGTTACGAATGAAATCGTTGCGGTCGGTTCGGCGGCTAAAAATATGATAGGACGTACACCTGGGTCTATCGTGGCTACACGCCCAATGAAAGACGGTGTCATTGCGGATTTTGAAATTACGACTGCAATGATTGAGCACTATATGAAAGAAGCGACTAAAGCTGCAGGCGGTAATTGGAAGAAGCCGAATGTCATGGTCTGCGTTCCTTTCGGCATCACATCAGTCGAACAACGTGCGGTTATTGACGCGGCGAGACAAGCTGGAGCTAAAGATGCGTTTACAATTGAAGAGCCGTTTGCTGCAGCAATCGGTGCGAATCTACCTGTTTGGGAACCTACAGGAAGCATGGTCGTCGATATAGGTGGCGGTACTACTGAAGTTGCTGTAATTTCTTTAGGCGGTATTGTGACAAGCGAATCGATTCGCGTCGGCGGTGACTCAATGGACGGCGCAATCATCAGCTATATTCGTAAAGTCTATAATTTGACAATCGGTGAACGTACTGCAGAAGCTATCAAAATTGAAATTGGCTCAGCGAAAGTATCCAATAAGCCAGAGAAAATGGAAATCAGAGGCCGTGACCTATTAACGGGGTTACCAAAAACATTAGAAGTTTCCTCCGATGAAATTGTTGAGGCACTTCGTGAATCCATTTCACAAATTATTGAAGGCGTCAAGAAAACATTGGAAGCAACACCACCGGAACTTTCTGCTGACGTTATGGAGCGCGGAATTGTATTGACAGGTGGGGGAGCTCTTCTTGATAACTTGGACAAGGTCATTTCGGATGAAACGAATATGCCTGTCTTCATAGCTGAAGACCCTCTGGATTGTGTAGCAATCGGAACAGGGAAAGCACTCGATAATTTTGAAGTGATTAAAAAGATGCAAGCTAGGTAA
- the radC gene encoding DNA repair protein RadC, with translation MMIRDVHIADRPRERLIRQGAASLSNQELVAILLRTGTKEESVLLLANRILNSFDKIQDLKNATVEEMTAVKGVGQAKAVQLLAAAEIGKRIYRRHSEGRYVIKSPEDAAAYLMTDMSSLLQEHFVALFMNVKNEVLHKQTIFIGSLNSSIVHPREIFREAVKRSAASIIVAHNHPSGNPSPSPEDIEVTKRLVEAGSIMGIELLDHLIIGDHRFISLKEKGYMS, from the coding sequence ATGATGATCCGGGATGTACATATCGCGGACAGACCTCGTGAAAGGCTTATCCGCCAAGGTGCAGCAAGTTTGTCGAACCAAGAGTTAGTTGCCATTTTATTGAGGACAGGTACGAAGGAAGAATCTGTACTTTTACTTGCAAATAGAATCTTGAACTCATTCGATAAGATACAGGACTTGAAAAATGCAACGGTTGAAGAAATGACGGCGGTGAAAGGGGTTGGACAGGCAAAGGCCGTCCAACTACTTGCCGCAGCGGAAATTGGAAAAAGGATCTATCGAAGGCATTCTGAAGGACGCTACGTCATAAAGTCGCCTGAAGACGCAGCCGCTTATTTAATGACGGATATGTCCTCATTGCTGCAAGAGCACTTTGTCGCCCTCTTTATGAACGTTAAAAATGAAGTGTTGCATAAACAGACGATTTTTATCGGTAGCTTAAATTCATCCATCGTTCATCCGCGTGAAATTTTCCGGGAAGCTGTAAAACGGTCAGCAGCCTCGATTATTGTTGCTCATAACCACCCTTCCGGGAATCCGTCGCCATCACCTGAGGATATCGAAGTAACAAAAAGACTGGTTGAAGCTGGGTCCATTATGGGGATTGAATTGCTCGATCATCTTATCATCGGCGATCATCGTTTTATTAGCCTAAAGGAAAAAGGCTATATGAGTTAG
- a CDS encoding Maf family protein, with translation MQFISDNKIILASGSPRRRELLSVLGLPINVLPSNVEENVELIDKDFNDYVQKLAVKKAGAVAKMNPDAVVIAADTIVVFEDEVYPKPETKEQAEMFLRTFSGKAHSVFTGVSIKAHGKDIVFSEETKVVFKELDDNLIKAYVDSGDPMDKAGGYGIQTAGVLLVDKIEGDYSNVVGLPLAKLVEILRRELIIQLKEGE, from the coding sequence ATGCAATTCATATCAGATAACAAAATTATTTTGGCGTCCGGTTCGCCAAGAAGACGGGAACTCTTAAGTGTTTTAGGACTTCCCATTAACGTGTTGCCAAGCAATGTTGAGGAAAATGTCGAATTGATCGATAAGGACTTTAATGATTATGTCCAAAAGCTTGCGGTCAAAAAAGCAGGTGCTGTAGCGAAGATGAACCCTGATGCGGTGGTGATTGCTGCCGATACAATTGTTGTTTTTGAAGATGAAGTATACCCTAAACCGGAAACAAAAGAGCAGGCCGAAATGTTTTTAAGGACATTTTCAGGAAAAGCCCATTCAGTGTTCACAGGTGTGAGCATTAAAGCCCATGGAAAGGATATTGTTTTTTCGGAAGAGACGAAAGTGGTATTCAAGGAACTTGATGACAATCTGATAAAGGCATATGTCGATTCCGGCGATCCGATGGACAAGGCTGGTGGCTATGGCATTCAAACTGCCGGTGTCCTATTAGTCGATAAAATTGAAGGCGATTATTCGAATGTAGTAGGCCTTCCACTTGCAAAATTGGTAGAAATCCTACGCAGGGAACTCATCATCCAATTGAAGGAGGGTGAATGA
- a CDS encoding prepilin peptidase — protein MDIVWLALFFIYGTVFGSFFNVVGLRVPKKESVAYPPSHCTTCGRKLGLFDLIPVLSYVFLGGKCRGCEQKISAIYPFMELVTGFLFAYSFFYIGFNKELIIAILFVSLLVIITVSDFSYMIIPDKVLLPFAISFLILRWPIPTSPWWDSFLGAAISFSVLFIIAVVSKGGMGGGDIKLFFVIGLVLGTVNTLLTLFLASIIGSIAGVYVLKKTGKGKKTPVPFGPSIAIAAIISYFFGTGFVEWYQQLFF, from the coding sequence ATGGACATTGTCTGGTTAGCCTTGTTTTTCATATATGGCACCGTTTTTGGCTCTTTTTTCAATGTTGTTGGCCTTCGTGTGCCGAAAAAGGAATCAGTCGCCTATCCACCTTCACATTGCACAACTTGCGGAAGGAAGTTAGGTCTGTTTGACCTGATTCCTGTTCTCTCCTATGTTTTCCTTGGTGGGAAATGCAGAGGGTGCGAGCAAAAAATCAGTGCAATTTATCCGTTCATGGAACTTGTTACTGGCTTCTTGTTTGCCTATTCCTTTTTCTACATTGGTTTTAATAAGGAATTAATCATCGCTATTCTATTCGTTTCCTTGCTTGTGATCATAACCGTTTCCGATTTTTCCTATATGATTATCCCCGACAAAGTGCTTCTGCCATTCGCTATTTCGTTTCTGATCCTTAGATGGCCTATCCCTACCTCTCCATGGTGGGACAGTTTTTTAGGGGCGGCAATCAGTTTCAGTGTGCTATTTATAATCGCGGTCGTGTCGAAAGGTGGAATGGGTGGCGGGGATATTAAGCTATTTTTCGTCATTGGTCTTGTTTTAGGAACTGTAAACACATTGCTGACGCTGTTTCTTGCATCCATTATCGGCTCGATTGCAGGTGTTTATGTATTGAAGAAGACCGGTAAAGGGAAGAAGACTCCCGTACCCTTCGGACCTTCCATTGCAATTGCCGCTATCATTTCATACTTCTTCGGCACGGGTTTTGTCGAATGGTATCAGCAATTATTCTTTTAA
- a CDS encoding GGDEF domain-containing protein, with protein sequence MNITAANKRNMYILWLLVVPFAFYAALNFFPSATYDYLNLFIFLSFLIVIMMISIPVDRVSISLERWIIFSLFFQYGVLAEMIFMQIAMFVLLFTLKSSTPKTFRFAFNSIVFSIVSLVSSYVFYAFGGSLENMSLTTFFIAGFVYASVYSLVNSLLLIVVFKMLKQKNSGMKKVVIWDLVTTILLLPFAIIFTLLFQLISGKAFLLIGVPFLLVLLVTSKYLKSDILNDLLSSAAVIGHHLADSLRVDDVLRTFVEKLKNVIPYESAYIIDLRVGGNLIMLSCVEGEFQRAEAMNLSFPAKNYGSDGLDVEATRLFLTKKSLSALKGFTFDPLVESVMTAPVKRDGKTEGFLILTSNQKYAFDDVQTKMVDLLTSYFATAMVKARYYEKTVEKSTRCALTGIHNYHYLEQKLDEEIVHFHTGKVKSLSAIMLDIDRFKSINDTYGHQSGNDLLVSLANLLTKYQHKGMTLARYGGEEFTIILPNYSKEDAIKLAELIRNDVEKSKFEIIPDLSDDKEPIIVQMTISLGVSSIPDDAKDGKDLLRNADRALYIGGKQAGRNRVGVYEENSDIKVTN encoded by the coding sequence ATGAATATTACTGCTGCAAATAAAAGAAATATGTATATCTTGTGGCTATTAGTTGTTCCTTTTGCCTTTTATGCCGCCCTGAATTTCTTCCCATCGGCAACCTATGACTATTTGAATCTGTTCATTTTTCTATCTTTTTTGATTGTAATCATGATGATTTCGATTCCGGTGGACAGGGTTTCCATCTCTCTTGAAAGATGGATCATTTTCTCATTGTTCTTCCAGTATGGTGTCCTTGCGGAAATGATATTTATGCAAATTGCAATGTTTGTCTTATTGTTTACATTAAAATCTTCAACCCCTAAGACATTTAGATTTGCTTTCAATTCAATTGTTTTCTCTATTGTTTCACTTGTGAGCAGCTATGTATTTTATGCTTTCGGTGGTTCTTTGGAAAACATGTCTCTAACTACTTTCTTTATAGCCGGATTCGTATATGCCTCGGTTTATTCATTGGTGAATAGTCTATTGCTTATCGTCGTCTTTAAAATGTTGAAGCAAAAAAATTCGGGTATGAAAAAAGTCGTGATATGGGATTTAGTCACTACGATTTTGTTATTGCCTTTTGCCATTATTTTTACCCTTCTGTTTCAACTAATTAGCGGAAAGGCTTTCTTGCTTATAGGCGTTCCCTTTTTATTGGTTTTATTGGTTACGAGTAAATATTTAAAGTCTGATATATTGAATGATTTACTTTCTTCAGCCGCTGTAATCGGCCATCATCTTGCGGATAGTCTTCGCGTGGATGATGTCTTGCGTACATTTGTCGAGAAGCTTAAAAATGTGATTCCCTATGAAAGTGCGTATATTATCGATTTACGTGTTGGAGGAAATTTGATCATGCTATCCTGTGTAGAAGGTGAATTTCAGCGCGCGGAAGCAATGAATCTTTCATTCCCTGCTAAAAATTACGGGAGTGACGGCCTTGATGTCGAAGCGACAAGACTTTTTCTGACAAAGAAAAGCCTGTCAGCATTGAAAGGTTTTACATTTGACCCTTTAGTCGAAAGTGTGATGACGGCACCTGTTAAGAGGGATGGTAAAACGGAAGGATTTCTCATCTTGACTTCAAATCAGAAATACGCTTTTGACGATGTTCAAACGAAAATGGTAGATCTCTTAACAAGTTATTTTGCGACGGCGATGGTAAAAGCAAGATACTATGAAAAAACTGTTGAAAAAAGCACTCGCTGTGCATTGACAGGGATACACAACTATCATTATCTTGAACAAAAATTGGATGAGGAAATTGTCCATTTCCATACAGGAAAAGTTAAAAGCCTATCCGCCATTATGCTGGATATTGACCGGTTCAAGTCCATTAACGATACATACGGACATCAAAGCGGCAATGATTTGCTTGTCTCCCTTGCAAATCTTTTAACGAAATATCAGCATAAAGGGATGACGTTGGCCCGTTATGGAGGGGAAGAATTCACGATTATCCTCCCGAATTATTCAAAAGAAGATGCTATTAAACTTGCAGAATTGATCAGAAATGACGTAGAAAAATCCAAGTTTGAAATCATCCCGGACTTATCTGATGATAAGGAACCTATCATTGTCCAAATGACAATTAGCCTCGGGGTTTCAAGTATTCCGGATGATGCAAAAGATGGGAAGGATCTTCTAAGGAACGCCGATCGAGCCCTTTATATTGGAGGGAAGCAGGCCGGACGTAACCGCGTTGGGGTATATGAAGAAAATAGTGATATAAAAGTGACGAATTAA